DNA sequence from the Apium graveolens cultivar Ventura unplaced genomic scaffold, ASM990537v1 ctg8059, whole genome shotgun sequence genome:
catatttattatttttttatattttatttaggATGTTTATTGTTAATTAgtttataataaaaataacaacGGTGCACTTATAATATGTTCGAAAGTTTAAAAAGTGGAACCAAACACTAACTTTCAAAATAATTGTGAAATTTTCactatgaaataaaaaataaataaagatatacAACATTAAGAATTTGAAAAAAATCTTAATAAAATTAGTAATTATATAGGAAATTTTCCTATAAAAAGAGTGTTATCTTTTCACAAACCCTAACACTTGACCCACTGTCAGCCGCCCCCATCTATTTCATAGAGAGTCAAATTTACAATAAACACTGATGAACATATTCGAagatgaagaagacaataaaGAAAACCACCCTCCACTCCCTATACAAAATGTAAATCAAGATTGGCACGGTATATTTCTTTACTCatcttgaaaaaataaataatcatagttaatttttttctaattaattGTTTTCTACAGGTATTTCAAGGGGATTGGTTATGATACATCAGTACATGATAAAAATTAGAGTGAGAGAGGATGGGTGTAGATGATTCTACTATTACATGCCATCTCTAAACGCggtgtgtggttataattcattTTCTTATTATTCTATTATATTGATGACCTGATTAATAGACAATACTAATTTACATTTTTTAGTAATATTGAATGACAAATAGTTTGAGTAAGGACATCTAACTTTCATGATGCATATGCCattaattatacttaaaaataattaaaggaTATAGTTTATGTGTTTAGAAACTTGAGATTTTGTGCAGGAGGATGTAGGTCAATTATGTGTAGTGCCTGGATTATATTAGATTGACTTAGTGGCTTATATTAGTTTATAGCTTTAATTTTAAAAGTTGTTTGTATTTCGATCATCTCCctagctatatatatatatatatatatatatcatgttaTAAATGATGTAAAACTTAATGCTAAAGTAAAATTCCTAATTTTTTGAGTTGGTTTTCGAACAACATATTTCTTGTTTATACTCAATGCCAGGAtgtatacaaatatatatataagctgTGTATTGTAAAACTGAGAAAAACAAAGACTTGCGTGTAAGTTGTTTTTATTGATTTGAAGCGTACAATATAAATAGATAGCTGATAGAATATGCAGCTAAAAACAAGGGCCATCAAACAACTAACTCTTCTAATGCAGTTCTACTTCTACGTGTCTACATATGCCATTTCTAAAACTTCTCCACGACTATGCATACTAATTCAACATGCacatactttaattattttaaaactagCTATAAGTTTCAAAATAATTCCAACAATCATCCCCTTAGTTTTGAAACTTATTTAGGCAACTCCATTACTCCCAGTAATCTGCGCATTCTTTCAAATTTGATAGTAGTGAGAGCTTTGGTCAGGAAATCTGCTCGTTGCATATCACTACTCACATGCTTGACAATGATCTCCTTTCTCTCAACACATTCTCGAATATAATGGTAGCGTTTGTCTATATGTTGTACTACGCCCATGAAAAACTAGGTTCCTTGCAAGATCGATGGCGGATTTATCATCAATGTACAAGATTACTGGACCCATATCTTCACCTGTTAGCTTGCTCAGCAGATTCCTCAGCCAAACAGCTTGACAAGCTGATGTCGTCCCTCCCATAAACTCTGCCTCGCACGAAGACAAGGCCACACACCTTTGTTTCTGTGAGACCCATGTGATGAGGTTATCATTTAAGTAAAATACCATTCCTCTTGTACTCTTCCTGTCATCTGTTTGTCCTCCAAAATCGCTATTCGAGTATCCTGTAAGCATATTGTTTCTAATATCCCTCGAATAAACCAGGCCGTAGTTAATTGTACCCTTGACGTACCTGAGTATACGCTTTATAGCATTCATATGAAGAACTGTGGGCTTTTCCATTAAACGGCTGACTATCCCCACATCATAAGCCATGTCGGGACATGTATGCACAAGGTAGCGAAGTCCTCCAACCAAGCTTTTGTATTCTGTTGGATCCACCAGTTTCCCGCCTTCGTCGTTAGTCAAATTCTCCTTCGGATCCATAGGATATTTAGTGGGGTTAAAAGCTTGCATTCCAGCCTTCTCCAATATTTTCTTTGTGTAAGCTGACTGTTTTAGCTCTATACAGTCCTTCATTTGTTGAACCAGGTAATACACAAAATGCGCTACTCTTCTATCTTCCATGTCTGCTCAACCCATGATCTGCTTATCACTTGTGGCACCCAACAATATTTCCAAAAAACAATCTCACACAACTCAAATAATATAACTTTAGTATAAATAGACAATAATAACTTGTTGACTCCATTACATAATATAATTAAACAAAACTTGAAGAAGATTATATAATTATGTGTTATTCTAATAAAGTAAATAATGTAAATGTTGGGTTTTCAGAACCTTTTATAATGCTTCCAAATAGGTTCCTAGGCCTTCTAAGTAGATATCTAGCTCTGCTCCATGTATTCACCAAAAaatctatctatctatactatactattataggCAATTTGGTAGTTGGTTGGTTATTTGGTACAGTTATTTGGTACGCAAAATAAGAACCGTCAGATTTAAAGACATATAGATGGAACCGTtggatataataataataaaatattatattaatatttaaactgctctcatagGTTGAGGGTTCGAATTCCGTCAACAACGTATTAAATTTAAactttatatctttatttttaataGTTTCTACAGGTTCAAGGTTCGAGACTTGTaaataacatattatatattatattatttattttcagtcaagtctcaaattatcataACACATAAATTATTATAATGTATTATGTTCTttgatttatttttcaactattaaaaatttatattaatatatcaataattttaagataaaacttattattaaaaattaatcgAGTGTTAAAAGCAATCCGTGTATCGCCCACGTTACagactagtatatatatatgggctactctaatagaaaccaattttggaatagaaactagaaattaaataatattttattttaaattattttgaaaaatatcacatatgatatgcaaatcgatcgttgagaggtggagaaaaatacagtgaaatcggattttaaaacAAATTACCGTTTGAcgttaaaaataaaataaaaagcggAGGAAAAAAGTTGAGATTGTGTGTGGGATGGTATCGATTAGTTCGGTGTGGTGCTTTTAGGGGGCTATTAAGTTAGATTGATCTAATGGCTTATATTagtttttagtttctattttaactttagtttctatttgatcatttgcctattatatatatgtgtgtgcctACACTTATAAAATAACACTGATTTCGATTGCTAACCCATGAACTCCCTAAAATGATACGACCAAGTTTCTTGGAGTGAATATCACACGTGCGTGTAATAACCTCACACAGAATATATAATGTAATTTCTATATCAATAATTATAATATCTTGGATcctatatataataatattagcACGTCCtcatcaaataaaacaatttttttcTAATATTGTAATTAGCTAATATTCTAATAAAATAGATAATTTGTTTTAGAAACTTCTAAATATTAGGCTTGCAGAGTCTTTTGTTTTGCTTCCAAATCGTCTCAAGAATTTTAGAAATATGTCAACTACtagtaggagtatatgagtcttTTGTTTTGCTTCCAAAAGTTTCTTCGAGACTTTACACATATGTCTAGTACTAGTACTAGTAGGAGTATATTTATTACATATTTTGACGAATAAATGTGTCTACACTCACAAAATGAGGCGCATCTTGATGAAAAAGCTAAAGACTCCCGAAAATGATACGACCAAGTTTCATGAGGAGAATATTATATATGACCATGTTAGTAATATTTCGAACTAAAAAATGCAACCAAGGAAAAATTTATCAATAAACCATTTTTTTAGCAATATCATTGACTTTATTAGCATAGGACATATGAAATACCGATAGCTTAACTTGGTTATTACATAACCCCAAGGCTATGTTGACACTCTAGATTAACTTTTGCTTTTAATTTTTCTTCAATTATCCATGGTAGATATTACGGTTAAACTGTATACATATTTTCTACCACTATGTGTCTCTTTGAAAGAATATTTTGGTTGAGGAACATGACAATTAAATAATATGTCTAACCATAATATTGTGAGTACTTGATTGTTGGTGTTGAACATGGTACAAAAAACACTTCATTCCTTGAACTGATTACTTTAATATTTATCCTCTTCATATCATGCTTAACTATATGTGCAATATGGATAAAATACTTTATAAGAAACATCTTCTTTTATATTTAGTTTTCTTGTGGTCTCGATCACCAATCCTTAACTTTTTATTTGTTGAGGTCTAATTATAGGATTCTTGCTTgccaaaaataaataaattataggATGCCTGATAAGTGCTCAAAAAAGTTCGAATAACTTATTTTCTGCTGACAATAAGGTTTTTGTCAGGTTTGGAAAATATATTTTGTTAAGGTAACAACTTTTTCAAGAGAGGTAATTACAGGGCAATTAAGGTGAGGTAACTATCAGCGAAGTAATTGATTCATCATTGATTATGTAGCAAAAAtagtggctctgataccaattgacGGGGGATGCTGATTTGGAAAAATTAGGATTTAAGATATTAAAACTCTCGCAAGGTTTTTTCcatttaaatgaatattttttcttaaaaataaaattttaaagaattacaataataaaaagcccctaatttaatttgaataaattaatttaacttttacttcaaaagatgatttttatatgattattgtTAAAATACAATTAAATGGCTCCAAAAGTTTAACTATCATGTAAATATATAGTATTACAAAAAcatagtaaaaataattttaaccTTGTGATTTGACAGGATTTTGCCCTCTTTGGTATGAAAAACAATGAGATTAAGAAGGTAGTACGTTGAGGGAAATAATTAACGTGCCTCTGTTGTTTTTGATGAATAATTACGGATCttgttttttaaattttgttgccaagttattttgtcttattgattattttcgtacgaaaatatataaagtaaactctctttatttttgtagtttttgcatatatgtgtattaatttaataataatagcaataataataataataattttaattttaatttatttgcattattatattaatattaatatttactGCTATAGGTGTGATGCAAGAATCATTTAGTAGTTGTTAGGGCTAGAATTCAATGTATCCTATGTTGGGTCGTTTAATCTAAACTTGGGAAGcttgtttatttatttcttaGTTGCTATCTTAATTAAACTGTCGTGCAAAGTTTGTTTGGATCGTGTTGACCTGGTCTAAAGAACTGGAAAGGGCGTTGCTGAATAAACGTTAGTCTTTGAGATGTTGTAGGACTTCAGTTGTTTAGTTGCTATTTTGTAGGACATTTACTTGCATTGTTTTAGTTTAAGTATTGTAGTTCATTATCAAATAAAAAAAGCTGTTCAACGCTATCTTTATTAAAATACACATACAGACACTTAAGTTGCATATCTTTGTGCCAATATCCTATAGTGACAACCTCCTTACTAGTTACTAGTTTATCTTGTATATTTTTCTAGGCATTTAATACAAACAACCAAAAAACCCTCGTATATATTTGCTAATTATCTTATAAATAAACCCTCTCTCCTCTTATTGTATATAGTtattatattgttaattatttttatgtagGAGAATGGTTTCTTGGTTTTGGTTTTGTTGGTAATTTATGTTCCTAGGTATGGAATGATGTATAAGCTAAAACTTTTTATAGAATTTTTTCTGTAGGTAACTGTAAAAATCTAACTCAAAATATAAGGTTTAGCTTGTTCTTTCAAGCTTGATAGGAGAATTCCCTTTTTAATATTCAGAGTAGGATACTAACATTATTAAGGTATCTGGTATTTACTTGGAGAAAGCTTCTGAGCAGTTTAAAATGTTTTGTAATCATATACAAGTTTTGGAGTACCAAATCAATATTGCTAATTTGAAAGTCCAGGCTGGAAGATTAATTTGTATGTGTTTTCTTTTCAGCACATCAAGCTCCCTGTGTTCTGGATGCCAGAATTTCATGGGAAAAGGTTTAAATAATGTTCCccagaattttgttccaggaaaTTGTGCGAAGCGGTTGATCCAGTATCACCAGTTGCATCTTAATGCTAATGTAAAACTTCAAGTTTTTTGAGTTGGTCTTCATCAGCATAGGACACATTTACTCATTGTATTcatgattttatttattataGGCTAGCATAGAGTCCCAGAGGGAACTTGTTTCAGATTTTTTTGCACCCAGTGCCAAAAGGAGATGGTGCTTCTCACAATGCAAGAATCGCCCTAAACAGGCTGCTCTTTTTGCTCCGGTTGGTGCTATTAAATTTTACCTGTATATTGATTAAAGCaaaaatgataaaagaaattaAGAATTGTTATACATAACATTCGAAGTTGACTGGACAACATTTTAgattatttgataaattttgGTGCAAGTATATTTTGCAATATTCTTCTTGTGTGACTAGCTCATCTTAAAAAGGCACTCTCTGGCATATATATTTATTGACTAGTTATTCTTAAAAAAGCCTCTGGAAAATCTATattcttaattaatattttatcatGATTGTTGGAAATGGAGTTCAAATGTTTACAATCCTGTACTCTTAAAATAGCTGGAATACGGCATTTAATCAGTCTCACTACAGTTCAAACCACGCGATTCTGGGTTGTTTATGTCTTGTGTCTTAAAACATTGTTTTTACTTCATTAACGGTGGGCGTGGCAGTGTCAACTGTAAGCAGAAGCCAGGTTGGGGTTACGGTATGTCATCTTATTTATTTCTCTGCTGATCTTTTGTCTTTTGTCCTGTGTTTCGAATTTCTATTCTTTGAGATGTTAAATTGGAAGATTGTACatatattttgttatattattcTATGATATAATTAATGTATCTAGAAGTTTATAACATATTATTAGATGCTATCAGTTTTATGAATAGTCTATTTTCCCTTTGTATTTCAATTCTTCTTTACAAATTACTATAAACCTTAGCTCATTTTTTTCCCAACTATGTAATTTTTCTTTCGTGTACTTTTAGAAGTTACAGCTGAAACGCTTCCTGCACTATCCAAAATTGGTTTTGAAACTAGTATCGTGAAAGAGTTTCTCAACTTTGATATGCCTAGCGAACACCAGACATTGTCGGGTGAAATTATTGTTCATTCCTATAATCCAACGGTGGAGGCTGTCTATCAAAATTTGTGTGTCGTTCACGATGGTCAGATTTGCGTTGTTAAGGTTAGGCTTACAAATCTGATGGTAATGTAATTTGTGCCAAAATTTTGCTACAGTCAGGCTAaaacttttacaatttaatgTGTGGGACTTTTGTATTCGCAATATTGAGCAATTTATATCTGGCAATACCTTGCTATCCTCAGGCTTCGGTTTTTGTCCTGCGAATATAAGCATACTGTTGAGAATGATTCATCCTACTTGCAATCTAGTACATCAAAAAGATATTCTAATGCGTAAGTATTCTTCATATTTCCTACAGTATAAATTAGCTCAATCTATTTTATGATGGCCATTGAGCCATCTTGGTCTTCTATGTTAGTTatcaataatttttatatatacatatataattggATGTGAATTAGGTACACAACCCAAATAAAGCAGAAATTTGGTTTGTGCACCGAGCTTTTTTATTGTGTTACAATTGAATTTCTTTCTTTTATCTGTTTATATAATTTCATGTGAGATAGTGTTACTTTCCAAGTCAACATAATGTATGAATCACTAGTAACATTCACCATCCAAAAAACCATCCAAAAACTCCTGATCACTTTTAATATGATCTTCCCAGCTGGTTCATATAAGTTGTGTCTTAACGTTTATGAATCATAGTACAGGGATGGATTATATATGATGTGTCCTAACCTTTATGAACTGCAGTATAGGAATGAATAATTTTTTCTTTACGATCTGAACTTTTTCGAATCTTGTATTTCAATCTCTGTAATTACAGCCAACAGGATTGTGTATATTACTCGGGCTCTTCATCTTACCTTCAAGTACCCGTGTTGGACACTCGACAATTGGACATGTACACTCGGATTTGAACACTTATTTTACAATaaaaacatgtatatttttcaaatatttgGAGTCGATACTTGACACGTATCCATGTCGAACACTTCTTGCTGAGTCCGAGTAAATGCATTGATTCCTGCAGATATTTTTTAAGGGGTCCCAAGTTAAATTATAATTGTACATAAGTTTTTCTATTCTTAACTCGTACAAGTATCATCTTACAACTGATGTTTGGTATGAAAATGTTAACATTCACTATTAAATTAGTAATAACATAGAGATATGATGTGTCTATTGACCACCTTAACTTTAGTGAAAACCTGAAGTACTCAACCTAAACAAAGAAACACCTAAAGATATATAAATCGTTTATTTCTGCCGGGCTTGGAAACTGCTCCCCAGCTCCCGCCTCCCCTCCCCCCCCCCCTCCCCAAAGGTA
Encoded proteins:
- the LOC141704621 gene encoding secreted RxLR effector protein 161-like, encoding MEDRRVAHFVYYLVQQMKDCIELKQSAYTKKILEKAGMQAFNPTKYPMDPKENLTNDEGGKLVDPTEYKSLVGGLRYLVHTCPDMAYDVGIVSRLMEKPTVLHMNAIKRILRYVKGTINYGLVYSRDIRNNMLTGYSNSDFGGQTDDRKSTRGMVFYLNDNLITWVSQKQRCVALSSCEAEFMGGTTSACQAVWLRNLLSKLTGEDMGPVILYIDDKSAIDLARNLVFHGRSTTYRQTLPLYSRMC